In Methanococcoides sp. LMO-2, the genomic stretch TGCGTTCTTCATGGAGGACATGCAGCATACTCGTGAGCAGTATGGGTTGCCGACGGTCTCGTCCCTGGAGCCGACACACTGGATGAAGGCGACCTTCTTAGGCATCTCTCCGGTGGATGGCACTACAACCTTGCCACGTGTTGGTCCTGATGCATTGAGCAGTCTTTCCAGTTCCATATTGGTCAGGACATCCGGATAGACGCTGTAACCATACTCCTCTTTGCGTTTTGCATCGAATCCCTGGTAACCCGTGGCAACTATCACAGCCCCGACGGTGAACGAGAACTCCTCTTCCTTCATTTCATAATCAATAGCATCTGCCGGGCAGGCCTGCTTGCACAGTCCGCAGCCAACGCAGAACTCGTTGTTGATGTAAGCCGACTGCGGGACGGCCTGCGGAATAGCCATGCTGATGGCCTTTACCTTGCCAAGGCCGCTGTCGAACGGGTTTGGTATCTCCACAGGGCAGACATTGGAGCACTGGTCGATACATCCCTTGCAGCGGTCAACGATCACGTATCTGGAGCGCTGGATGCCTTTTACTGTGAAATCCCCAACTGAACCGGAGATGTCAGTGATCTCGGCATAGGTCCTCATCTCGATGTTCGGATGGTTCTGCACGTCCGTCATCTTGGGTGCCAGCACACAGATGGAGCAGTCATTGGTGGGGAAAACCTCATTGAGCAATGCCATCTTACCGCCGATGGTGGGTTCCTTCTCCACCATGTGGACGTGCGTTCCGGCATCTGCCAGCGTCAGGGCTGCCTCGATACCGGCAACACCGCCTCCGATGACAAGGACGTCCTTGTTCGCCTTGTACGTGCGGATCTGCAAAGGCTGGAGCAGCTTCAGCTTTGCAACTCCCATTTTGATAAGATCGAATGCCTTTTGGGTGGCCATACTCTGGTTGTGCATGTGCACCCAGGAGCACTGCTCACGGATGTTCGCGATCTCCAGGAGATACGGATTGATACCTGCTTTCTCGAGAACCCTCTTGAAAGTAGGCTCATGGAGTTTCGGAGTGCAGGCTGCGACCAGGATCCTGTCAATGTTGTTTTCCCTGATATCCTCGATCAGTTGTTCCTGCCCGAAGTCAGAGCACATGAACTGGATGTCTTTCACAAGGGCGACATCCCCCATCTCCTCGACCTTTTTGTGCAGTGCATCCATGTTGATGACACTTGCAATGTTCAATCCACAGTGGCAGATATATACTCCGATTCGCATGCGATAGGCTTCCTCTTGAAGGTTTGTTAATATATGAGGTAATTATGGGTGTGGAATTATGAAATTCCAAATTTATTATTAATTGTTACTAAACATCAACTATTATAAGTTACATTTCTTTCCAATCCCACTGCGGGTAAACATATCCCTTATATCCTGTGCAACTGCAAGATCCTCATAGGCTTCCTGAGCTGCTTCCGGACTGGGGAACATCCTGTAAAAAACGCAATCCAGCTTACCGTCCTCGCTTGTGGTAACTACACGCATATCATGTCCATCCACAGGCATCCATATAACGATCTGTCCCATCTCCTCATTGTAGTTGAGATCAACCTTGAACTCCTCAAGCTGCTTACTCTGCTGCACTATCTCAGGTTCTTCATTATTATCGGTCATGCTACCAACGTATGCACTACTGATTATTAATGGTTGTGATTCATTCCTGCACATCCCCGGCCCTACACAAAAACATTATATATGACTAATGCTATTATGGGGTTGCACATCCCACACCACTAAGATTGTGGCGGATACTGATGTGCATTATTAGCAACATTGGGCCCGTGGTCTAGTCGGTTATGACATCGCCTTTACACGGCGGGGGTCGTGAGTTCGAATCTCACCGGGCCCACCACAATCTTGTTCTTTTGGTTTTCGTGATGAAGAGCCGTTGGTCTGTATTGATTTCTCTAACGATTTCATCTGTTTTTCGAGGGATGTCAGGCGGGTTTCAAGGTCGGAGTTATCACATTTTTGCATAACTTTTTTGTCACCATCAAAGTTCTTGTCGAGAGATATTACAAGCAAAGGAATTCCATTGTTATCGATTTCGAAAAAATGAGCCGTTTCTCCGATTAGATGTGAATAGGACTTTGGTAGTCGGATCAGTGGATATGTGGTATCGAACACATACAGAAAATGAGTACTTACACTTGAAATACCATACATTAAGAATTCGGCCTTATGCAATATTCAGGTTTGAGTCCACATCATTGATCATATCATAGCGTAACGATCAGTTGTCCTTCACTACAGTATTCCAGAAGCATCTCTGCTATCTCATGCGACTCGATAAGCTCAATACCAGGAATAAGCTCTTCCTCTTTCATTCCTATAATGGATGCTCCAAGTTTGCAGCACTTGAATTGTACACCCTGTTCCATGCATTCCCTTATCTTATCATCGTAGGCAGGAGATCCGCATTTATCAGCTTTTCCAAGGATGACTCCCATCGGCCCGAATATGATAACAACAACATCAAGACCTTTATTGCGATAGTAATTTGCAAACCGAAGGGTTTCCATGGGGCTGGTACTTTCGTAGACCATGTTCTTGAGAAGCAGTAATACTTTTGTAACTTCTGTCATATTTACTCCGTTTCTGTGTGCTTCAACAATCGCGTTTGTAGCGAAGATTAGTTAAGCGCTTTCATTGATGAAGGCACAATAAGATGATTGGTACTATTGTAGTAATTAATTGATGGGATGATCATATCATCAATTATGAATGTCCGGCTCTGTCGAAATCCTCAATAATAGAGCACAACTAATATCAGCAATAATCCGAAAAGCACTTTTAGTTGCTTGTATATTTGACATTTTCAACCTATTAATAGTAAATTTTATAGAAATTTTACAGAGCCATAATGTTAGAGATTTAAGAATTCGTCTTCAATTCTTTCAATGCCTTTGTCACCGTCTATGTTAAATTGATAGCTCAGCATACGCTTAGTAATAATACCTTGGTTAGCTGCAAGATTGACGGTGAGAGTGAAGACTGGAATGGGTTCATTAGAAGTACCATCATTTATTATAGGAGAAACAGAAGCTTTTCCTTCAATATTCCAAGGCCATCGAGAGCTACATTTCAAAAAATGAACGTATGTACTTGGAATCCATTTACCTCCAACATTTGGATTTTCAGCTCCGTAGTTAGTTATAATTTTAAAAATGACATCAAAACAATTAATTCCAAACAGATTGTCCAATTTCCACTGAATCTTATCAGATTCCCCTTTTTTACTATTAACATAGTTTGTCCAATTACTGTCTTTTTTTGAGAACACATGTAGGGCAGAATCATCTGCATCTATTGTAGGTTTACCTGACTTTATTATCTCCCATGTTAATTTGGATGCAATCATTGTTATGTCAGGTATTGGTAATTCAGGTACAGAAAAATAAGAGGGTTCGAGAATATGTTCATCTTTTTTTGCTTTATCATGGATCTCCTCAATGGTTCCCTTTCTTCTCGAGACTTCTTTTCCATTAATTAATAGAGTTTCAATATACTTTTCATCAATTTGGTCTTCACTGCTCATATAAGTCACTCCCAATTTTTAAAATAAATACTCTCTTTATTTAAATATATTGTATAACAATAAACTTTTTTATATCTGTCTTTATTTGTAAAATTGTAAGTTGGTTTTCAAGGGATTCGAATATTATTTCGAGGTATGGGTTGGAGATTGTCCAATTGACATTTCTATCGAAATCTTCGTCAAGTGATATTATGGATAAAGGGTGAAAGTTAAGAATAAAGAACAAATTTACTATCTCAGTTTATCTGTGTATTTATCATTCTATAAAAAGTTCGAATATTCCCCATCTATCAACCCCCTTTACTCTCTGGAGCTAAAAAATGAAACGGATCGTTCTAGGATTTCAACACGTACTGGCGATGTTCGGAGCAACCATCACCGTCCCGCTGGTGGTAGGATCTGCCATCGGAATGCAGATCTCGGAAATTGCCGTACTGATACAGGCCGTCCTGCTTGCCATGGGCGTGGCGACCCTTATGCAAACGTTCTTAGGTTCTAAGTACCCCATCGTCCAGGGCTCGAGCTTTGCATTCATTCCCGGCATTATCGCTATCGGTTCCGGAATGGGTATGGCTGCTGTCCAGGGTGCCCTGATAGTTGGGGGAATTATCGAAGGTATCACCGGCGGACTTTCTCTGATCGGCAGGTTGAAGAGACTATTTTCACCCCTTGTTACCGGTATCACGATAATGCTAGTAGGTTTTTCTCTTGCTCATGTTGCCGTTAAATATTCTGTCAACTTCTTTGTGGATCCGGCCGGAACTTCCATATTCCCCTCATTGTTTGTGGCATTTTTAACTTTCACAACCACCATACTGATCTCCCTGAAGGCAAAAGGGACCTTAAAGGCAATGCCTGTAATTTCGGGTGCACTTGTGGGTTACATCATAAGCATACCACTCGGACTTGTGGACTTCAGTCTTGTCAGGGAACTGCCGTTCTTCAGCCTTCCGAAACTGATGCCATGGGGAACACCCGTATTCGACATAAGCGCAATAATCATCCTGCTGTTCGCCTTCATGGTCAGCATCATTGAGAGTGTTGGAGACTATCATGCGATCTCGACCATAGCAGATCTCCCGATCGATGACAAAAAGGTCAACAAAGGAATTGCTTCCGAAGGATTTTCCTGTTCAATTGCCGGTATATTCGGAGCATGCGGTACCACCAGTTATTCTGAGAACATAGGTCTTGTAGCACTGACAAGGGTCTCAACCCTCCAGGTGGTGCAGATCGGTGCAGGAATACTTATTCTACTTTCATTGATACCAAAGTTCTCAGGCCTGCTTGCAACCATCCCTGCACCGGTTATGGGAGGATTGACAGTGGCACTCTACGGTATGATAGGCGTCACCGGCCTCAAGCTGATAAAGGATAAGGTCGAGCTCAACGACAGGAACACACTGATACTTGCAAGCTCACTGGTCCTCGGACTTGGTGCACCACAGCTTCCTCCGGAATTCCTGGCCCATTTTCCACAGATCGCTGGAAGCATACTGGCATCAGGAATGGCAGTGGGGGCAATATGTGCCATAATCATGGACCAACTGTTAAAATAACGTTAATCTACAAAATAAATTGAGGAAAATGCATGTTCAAAGACGAAAGATGGGAGGGAGTCTATTCATTCGAAGATTCCCCATACCTTATGGAGATACTTACAACACTCAGGTCAAAGCAGACAAAGAACATTAAGTTCAGGAAAGGTCTTGTCAAGCTTGGCAGGTACATGGGATATGAGCTCACAAAAACAATGGATTTCGAGAACATCAGGATAGAAACCCCCTTGGAAGGAACCGATGGTGTGGCTCCGGGCGACAGGGACCATGTGCTGATAATAACTGTTCTCAGGGTCGCAATTCCTCTGATGGAAGGCCTCCTTAAGACATTCGAGAACGCAAAGGTGGGTATTGTTTCAGCTTCCAGGGGAAAGGCCCCGGACTTTGAAATCGACATGAGCTATACAAAGATCCCACATATAACCTCGAAGGACACAATGATCATCTCAGATCCTATGATCGCCACAGGCTCTACTCTCCTGAAAACGGTCAAGGAACTGAAGAAGTTCGGAAACCCCAAAAGGGTCATAATTGTCGGTATTCTTGCAGCTCCTGAGGGTATAGATGCAATCAAGAAGGAGCTTCCGGAAGTGGAGATATACGTCACAAAGATCGACAGGGAGCTTAATAAGAAGGGCTATATCCTCCCAGGACTTGGCGATGCAGGCGACAGGGCATAT encodes the following:
- a CDS encoding DsrE family protein gives rise to the protein MTEVTKVLLLLKNMVYESTSPMETLRFANYYRNKGLDVVVIIFGPMGVILGKADKCGSPAYDDKIRECMEQGVQFKCCKLGASIIGMKEEELIPGIELIESHEIAEMLLEYCSEGQLIVTL
- the upp gene encoding uracil phosphoribosyltransferase is translated as MFKDERWEGVYSFEDSPYLMEILTTLRSKQTKNIKFRKGLVKLGRYMGYELTKTMDFENIRIETPLEGTDGVAPGDRDHVLIITVLRVAIPLMEGLLKTFENAKVGIVSASRGKAPDFEIDMSYTKIPHITSKDTMIISDPMIATGSTLLKTVKELKKFGNPKRVIIVGILAAPEGIDAIKKELPEVEIYVTKIDRELNKKGYILPGLGDAGDRAYGEPLDISLPQMHNLE
- the hdrA2 gene encoding CoB-CoM heterodisulfide reductase HdrA2, with product MRIGVYICHCGLNIASVINMDALHKKVEEMGDVALVKDIQFMCSDFGQEQLIEDIRENNIDRILVAACTPKLHEPTFKRVLEKAGINPYLLEIANIREQCSWVHMHNQSMATQKAFDLIKMGVAKLKLLQPLQIRTYKANKDVLVIGGGVAGIEAALTLADAGTHVHMVEKEPTIGGKMALLNEVFPTNDCSICVLAPKMTDVQNHPNIEMRTYAEITDISGSVGDFTVKGIQRSRYVIVDRCKGCIDQCSNVCPVEIPNPFDSGLGKVKAISMAIPQAVPQSAYINNEFCVGCGLCKQACPADAIDYEMKEEEFSFTVGAVIVATGYQGFDAKRKEEYGYSVYPDVLTNMELERLLNASGPTRGKVVVPSTGEMPKKVAFIQCVGSRDETVGNPYCSRVCCMSSMKNAQMIKERYPDCDVTIHYIDVRASGEMYEEYYVRSQSMGINFIRGKVAEVQPDPQGQMQLRYEDTLECAIREDPYDLVILATGMEASTTSDPIAKMLNLSKRPDRFFSIAHPKMRPVDAHINGVFIAGCASGPKEIQTSIAQGSAAAARSTRLLAKGELKNDPFSAHVDPEKCIGCRICEDTCNFNTIKVIEGKAVVDEISCQTCGSCSASCPTDAITMPHSTDEQIIAQIRAALEVKDEFPLIIAFLCNWCSYGSADLAGTSRIQYPTNVRIIKLMCAGRVDPDFVLEALQVGADGVLVTGCRLDECHYILGNHDAKHRMENLKEVLDEMGLDPARLKLQWISAAEGDKFAKTIEDFVDELTELGPVGSELPEVNE
- a CDS encoding uracil-xanthine permease family protein codes for the protein MKRIVLGFQHVLAMFGATITVPLVVGSAIGMQISEIAVLIQAVLLAMGVATLMQTFLGSKYPIVQGSSFAFIPGIIAIGSGMGMAAVQGALIVGGIIEGITGGLSLIGRLKRLFSPLVTGITIMLVGFSLAHVAVKYSVNFFVDPAGTSIFPSLFVAFLTFTTTILISLKAKGTLKAMPVISGALVGYIISIPLGLVDFSLVRELPFFSLPKLMPWGTPVFDISAIIILLFAFMVSIIESVGDYHAISTIADLPIDDKKVNKGIASEGFSCSIAGIFGACGTTSYSENIGLVALTRVSTLQVVQIGAGILILLSLIPKFSGLLATIPAPVMGGLTVALYGMIGVTGLKLIKDKVELNDRNTLILASSLVLGLGAPQLPPEFLAHFPQIAGSILASGMAVGAICAIIMDQLLK